A genome region from Perca fluviatilis chromosome 20, GENO_Pfluv_1.0, whole genome shotgun sequence includes the following:
- the rdh12 gene encoding retinol dehydrogenase 12 isoform X1, translated as MVLLIIVAGLGVVTLLVILFAPHIRKYAAGGVCMSPARLDGKTVLITGANTGIGKETAQDLATRGARVIMACRDVDKGEEAAASIRAAYPEAKVEVHELDLADTCSIRAFAQKFLREVNQLHILINNAGVMMCPYTKTIDGFEMHIGVNHLGHFLLTSLLIGLLKRSAPARIVVVSSLAHNFGWIRFHDLHSQGSYNSGLAYCQSKLANVLFAREFARRLKGTNVTVNSVHPGTVNSDLTRHSTLMTIFFTVFSTFLKTPREGAQTSIYCAVAEELHSISGKHFSDCAPAFVAPQGRNEETARRLWDVSCELLGIEWD; from the exons ATGGTGCTTTTAATAATTGTCGCGGGCCTCGGAGTGGTGACGTTACTGGTGATTTTATTTGCACCGCATATAAG AAAATATGCAGCAGGAGGAGTGTGCATGTCCCCAGCTAGACTGGACGGGAAGACAGTGCTCATCACTGGGGCCAACACAGGGATCGGGAAGGAGACTGCCCAGGACCTGGCAACGCGAG GGGCTCGGGTGATCATGGCCTGCCGAGATGTGGACAAAGGAGAGGAGGCTGCGGCCAGTATACGAGCTGCCTATCCTGAAGCAAAAGTGGAGGTCCACGAGCTCGACCTGGCAGACACCTGTTCTATACGAGCCTTTGCACAGAAATTCCTGAGAG AGGTCAACCAACTCCATATCCTTATCAACAACGCCGGGGTGATGATGTGCCCCTACACAAAAACTATTGACGGCTTTGAGATGCACATCGGAGTCAATCACCTGG GGCACTTCCTGTTGACGTCGCTGCTGATCGGGCTGCTGAAGCGCAGCGCGCCGGCCCGGATCGTGGTGGTCTCGTCTCTGGCTCACAACTTCGGCTGGATTCGTTTCCATGACCTCCACAGCCAGGGAAGCTACAACAGTGGATTGGCGTACTGCCAGAGTAAACTGGCCAACGTGCTCTTTGCCAGAGAGTTTGCGCGTAGActcaaag GTACCAATGTGACCGTGAACTCGGTCCACCCCGGGACGGTGAACTCTGACCTGACCAGACACTCGACTCTCATGACGATATTTTTCACCGTCTTCTCCACGTTCCTAAAAACCCCGCGGGAAGGAGCACAGACCAGCATCTACTGTGCTGTGGCAGAGGAACTGCACTCAATCTCTGGGAAACACTTCAG TGACTGCGCCCCCGCCTTCGTAGCCCCACAGGGACGAAATGAGGAGACCGCGAGGAGACTGTGGGACGTCAGCTGTGAGCTTCTTGGTATCGAGTGGGACTGA
- the rdh12 gene encoding retinol dehydrogenase 12 isoform X2 encodes MSPARLDGKTVLITGANTGIGKETAQDLATRGARVIMACRDVDKGEEAAASIRAAYPEAKVEVHELDLADTCSIRAFAQKFLREVNQLHILINNAGVMMCPYTKTIDGFEMHIGVNHLGHFLLTSLLIGLLKRSAPARIVVVSSLAHNFGWIRFHDLHSQGSYNSGLAYCQSKLANVLFAREFARRLKGTNVTVNSVHPGTVNSDLTRHSTLMTIFFTVFSTFLKTPREGAQTSIYCAVAEELHSISGKHFSDCAPAFVAPQGRNEETARRLWDVSCELLGIEWD; translated from the exons ATGTCCCCAGCTAGACTGGACGGGAAGACAGTGCTCATCACTGGGGCCAACACAGGGATCGGGAAGGAGACTGCCCAGGACCTGGCAACGCGAG GGGCTCGGGTGATCATGGCCTGCCGAGATGTGGACAAAGGAGAGGAGGCTGCGGCCAGTATACGAGCTGCCTATCCTGAAGCAAAAGTGGAGGTCCACGAGCTCGACCTGGCAGACACCTGTTCTATACGAGCCTTTGCACAGAAATTCCTGAGAG AGGTCAACCAACTCCATATCCTTATCAACAACGCCGGGGTGATGATGTGCCCCTACACAAAAACTATTGACGGCTTTGAGATGCACATCGGAGTCAATCACCTGG GGCACTTCCTGTTGACGTCGCTGCTGATCGGGCTGCTGAAGCGCAGCGCGCCGGCCCGGATCGTGGTGGTCTCGTCTCTGGCTCACAACTTCGGCTGGATTCGTTTCCATGACCTCCACAGCCAGGGAAGCTACAACAGTGGATTGGCGTACTGCCAGAGTAAACTGGCCAACGTGCTCTTTGCCAGAGAGTTTGCGCGTAGActcaaag GTACCAATGTGACCGTGAACTCGGTCCACCCCGGGACGGTGAACTCTGACCTGACCAGACACTCGACTCTCATGACGATATTTTTCACCGTCTTCTCCACGTTCCTAAAAACCCCGCGGGAAGGAGCACAGACCAGCATCTACTGTGCTGTGGCAGAGGAACTGCACTCAATCTCTGGGAAACACTTCAG TGACTGCGCCCCCGCCTTCGTAGCCCCACAGGGACGAAATGAGGAGACCGCGAGGAGACTGTGGGACGTCAGCTGTGAGCTTCTTGGTATCGAGTGGGACTGA